CGCGGTCGGTGCTTACCCACAGGCGGCTTGCCCGCCATTCTGCTTCATTGTCACCTGTAGCATAGATGCGCGAGGGCAGAGCAGGTGAGCTCGCAAGCATCTTCATGTTTGAAGCGGGTTTATTGGTATCAAAGGTCGCACCTCCATCGAGCGAACGTGCGTAGGCGTTGTCAGCCATTCCCACGTGGATGACTGCGGGATCAGTTGGATCAGCAATGACATCGTGTATGACCGTGGTTTCAATGCCATCGATACGAAGTGTCCATATGCGGCCGGCATCACCCGTTTCATAGATGCCATACCAGTCAGTGAACCACCAGTGGTCCGGGTTGTTGGGGGCGATGGTGATGCTGCCCATGCAAGCTCCAAAATGCTGCCATTTGCCTGGTTCGATTCTTCCCCACCATGGGCGTCTATCAACGAATTCCACAACAGCTTCGCGTGGCACGATCGTCCACATGCTATCACTTGTTTTCCGCTGGTAAATACTTCCGCGGCTTGATCCAAGAAGCAGCAAGTCCGGCCCGGATGCTATGGCCTGAAAACGGCTTTCACTTGTATGATTCTTTGATGCTTCCAGGTCGATTGGCAGACCTTGAGAAAAATCAAGCCACGTTTTCCCCAAGTCATCACTATGTTTGATTATCGCAGAGTTAAAGATGCCAACAAGCGTACCATTCGAGCTGACAACTATTTCCTGTGGACTCTCTTCGGCAAGCTGAGTCCATGTCTGGCCGTTATCACTGCTGAAGAAAAAACTGCCGTGATATGAATCCTTGTCATGGGATTCCCATGGAACACTGCAGATCCATCCATTGCCTTGTGAGTCAAAATCAATATCTGTGATAAAGTGATCTTCAAGGCCAAGGGCCTTCCAGGTTGCTCCATCATCAGAACTGATGAAAACACCATCACCTCCGGTGCCCGCAAAGATTTCTCCGTCGGTATTTCTTGCAAAAACATTTCCAGCCGATCTGAACACCTCGTTACCAAAGAATTGTGCACCAAGCACTTTGTCCCAGGATTTGCCACTATCAGTGGTGCGGAATATTCCTTGGCGAGGAGCCCACTGGTTGCCAACTGCGATCAGGATGTCGTCAGCATTGTTTGGAGATACTGTCAGTCCACGAACTGAGTAGATACCTTCGGCGGAGGGCAGGTTGCCATGAATCATCCTCCAGTTCAGTCCACCATCGTCGCTACGATAAACTCCGCCGACATCAACGGTGGCATAAATCACGTCAGGGTTGGAAGGAGCAATGACGATATTTTGTGCAAAGCCGCCACCACCAAATGATGATGATTGCCACGGTGTGTAGTCGCGGTCAGCAACGGTGTTTGCCTTAAGACTAAGCGTGAGCGCTGCCAATATGCAGAAACATTTACAGGATAGTGAGGCTATGGGAGATTTGAGGGCCATGAAGTAACGGATTCTTTTTCAATACTGCTAAACGGTATCGAACTTATTTGTTGATCATAGGATAGCCTTTAAGCTGAATATTGACAATAAACATAAACAGCTCAAATGTGCAGAAGCCCCAGTATGTTGAGCTTTGATGTGCCTTTTTTGGATCCTGATCCAATAAAACTACCGTTTATGGAGAATAGCGGTCCCTTCTTTCTGCCCATAGTTTCCGGATGTGCAGTTGTCAAAGGATCAGTGGATAATGAGATGCGCCATGATTTTTCTTTGGATGCAATCGACTATATGGTGACGTTTTTGATGACTTTCCATGGCTCTGCTAAAGTAAGCTTTCCACATGAAGATCAGAGTTTATTCCCAGGATCGATTCTGATTCTTAAGCAACCTTCCCCGGTACGGATCCATTTGAAAAACACAGGCTCTCCCTGGGGCTTTTTTTATATCAACTTTCGTGATTCACGGCCACTTGAATCTTTGCTTTGGCTGCAGAGCCGTATTGGCCAAATTAGTCGTCCGGTCTCAATGCGGGATCCTGAGGTCAGGAAATTTGTTCGAGACTCGTCACAGTTGATTGGTGATATGGCGAAGGCTCAGCAGGGATCAGAGATTGAGTGGTCAGGGAGAACTTATGATTGGTTTCTTTCCTGCCTTCGCATGCTTCAGATAAGTCCTTCGATCGCACAGCTAAAGGACAAATCCGAGACCTTGCCCAGACCCGCCATCCTCTCGGAGAAGTGTGGTACAATCAAGGAATATGCCCGTCAGATGCATTGTTCACCAGGTTATTTGTCACGCAAGCTTCTGGCCAGTTGGCATAAGCCAGCAGGCAAGGCACTGCGTGAGGCTCGGCTTGAGCGGTCAATTGAACTGCTTGGATCGACTGATCAGAGTATTAATGAAATCGCCAATCAGCTGGGCTACGCATCAACGAGTTCATTCATTCGTGCTTTCAAGCTCCATTTTGGATGCACTCCAGCCAGGATGCGTCGATCTGGCTTGTAGATTGAACTTTGCACATTTGGTCGCGAAGTGTACATTGTGCTGAGTTGGGATTAGTGCTATAATCGACAAATGTTTTCCCCTTACCCTGGTCATTCTTTTCACAGCAAAAAAGGATTCAGCCTGATTGAAATACTGGCTGCAATCTCGATTGTGAGTGTTTTGTTTGCCATAATTCTAGTGGGAATGGGGAGTATGTCTGACAAAGCAAATGAAGCAATTACAGCGAGTCGTTTGAAACAGGTCCATGCGGCTCAAATGCTTTATGCGCAGGATCACGATGGCATTGTGACACCATTTTATGGCAATGCCGACTCGGGAGATAATGAAATGACCTGGCA
The Rubellicoccus peritrichatus DNA segment above includes these coding regions:
- a CDS encoding WD40/YVTN/BNR-like repeat-containing protein, whose translation is MAALTLSLKANTVADRDYTPWQSSSFGGGGFAQNIVIAPSNPDVIYATVDVGGVYRSDDGGLNWRMIHGNLPSAEGIYSVRGLTVSPNNADDILIAVGNQWAPRQGIFRTTDSGKSWDKVLGAQFFGNEVFRSAGNVFARNTDGEIFAGTGGDGVFISSDDGATWKALGLEDHFITDIDFDSQGNGWICSVPWESHDKDSYHGSFFFSSDNGQTWTQLAEESPQEIVVSSNGTLVGIFNSAIIKHSDDLGKTWLDFSQGLPIDLEASKNHTSESRFQAIASGPDLLLLGSSRGSIYQRKTSDSMWTIVPREAVVEFVDRRPWWGRIEPGKWQHFGACMGSITIAPNNPDHWWFTDWYGIYETGDAGRIWTLRIDGIETTVIHDVIADPTDPAVIHVGMADNAYARSLDGGATFDTNKPASNMKMLASSPALPSRIYATGDNEAEWRASRLWVSTDRGDTWHKSPMLGLPSSAEHSINSIQVHPENPYEVILAVSGSYHEGGGVYRSIDGGKSFVSMNEGLGQFDKLFLERIWALGPELAMTTSGRIALASQQQDVTYYYDGTIWIQTQSNGEGKPQGIIAAGESFLLSRAEGGLWESNDDRLKWDRILNDTVNTLTSDATNPLNIAVSTNTNIQISSDGGNTWAAYPLPPHGLVSTLTFAGERLVAGTRGGGLFWMPLTPDAETPIVAGKASSGMLPVVESSLVNQPEIHDGAFDMTDTVNRFWTEPWIGEGNAMVERITLNEDGPGGALKLYSVDGPTNATTSLVFPAVENHFQLKFRWKVEGLPKAKAQVALVSFESGSQIAWIPLTLSTGPTSGWATFDAKVKLASSATLGKIVVLLNGEGSVFLDDLETHLTPLIFGTPIAIMPTN
- a CDS encoding AraC family transcriptional regulator, translating into MCRSPSMLSFDVPFLDPDPIKLPFMENSGPFFLPIVSGCAVVKGSVDNEMRHDFSLDAIDYMVTFLMTFHGSAKVSFPHEDQSLFPGSILILKQPSPVRIHLKNTGSPWGFFYINFRDSRPLESLLWLQSRIGQISRPVSMRDPEVRKFVRDSSQLIGDMAKAQQGSEIEWSGRTYDWFLSCLRMLQISPSIAQLKDKSETLPRPAILSEKCGTIKEYARQMHCSPGYLSRKLLASWHKPAGKALREARLERSIELLGSTDQSINEIANQLGYASTSSFIRAFKLHFGCTPARMRRSGL